A single Cupriavidus sp. D39 DNA region contains:
- a CDS encoding PAS domain S-box protein has protein sequence MVNDLTRTVDALPGLVWTAFPDGRAEYVNRRWCEYTGLSVEEAAGEGWQSVVHPDDRPALLECWRTTVVSNKPSEAEARMRRADGEYRWFLVRASPMTDAAGEVVKWCGINTDIEDRKRAEAALRANERCFRLIVDSLPTPVILFAPEGGVLHANRYTLDYAGVTLEELQEWETNGLTHPDDLEAVVARFYASISAGEPYDFESRHRRADGVYRWSRVQGFPLQDDEGRIVLWHFLQTDIDNHKRAEALLAGGKRLLEMVALGLPLLSVLDDLCRLAEDAASGCRCGISLIDADSMTFQRVGAPRLMPGDDDGSEIPVSNESGPYGLAVSIKTQVIVPDIASETRWTQEWRERNVARGWRSCWATPILSRTHEALGSFTLYSSAPGSPTPSQRDLIAQFTHIASIAIERAQSDLALKRSEESFRAIVETTPECVKVIAHDGTLLRVNSAGIGISGAPGREALVGKCFYDFVAPEHRERYIEFNQDICSGKTGFLEFDIITLHGERRHMETHAAPLHSSDGSIVQLGVTRDITARKRADEQLRKSEALMAKVEKLSLSGSFFWCPASGSITWSEQLYRIYGIEPGARITMDMVTARVHPGDLHIVHNTLEQAQDGRNLESDHRLLLPDGSVKYVRMQAHATRDALGQLDYIGAVQDVTDRRQSEEALYGLRAEMAHVSRVDGLGALTASIAHEIIQPLTGIMTNARTGLRMLSAEPPNVDGALETVRRTIRDGQRASEVVTRLRAMFRKEVVMTDAVDLGEAACEVIELMRSDIRRKRIVLRLKTADNLPPITGDKVQLQQVVLNLFLNAIEAMQGVDDRPRQILVEIERDDGDCVRLAVSDSGVGFEPERADELFDAFYTTKREGMGIGLSVSRSIIERHGGRLWATSNERFGATFTFSVPCRAGRMADGNRLGARCQSAGADTEPA, from the coding sequence ATGGTGAATGACCTCACTCGAACCGTGGATGCGCTACCGGGGTTGGTATGGACCGCATTCCCTGACGGTCGCGCTGAGTACGTCAATCGACGCTGGTGCGAATATACCGGGCTTTCCGTGGAAGAAGCGGCCGGCGAGGGCTGGCAGTCGGTGGTCCACCCCGACGACCGGCCCGCGCTGCTTGAATGCTGGCGCACCACCGTGGTTTCCAACAAGCCGAGTGAAGCGGAAGCGCGAATGCGACGCGCCGATGGGGAGTATCGTTGGTTCCTTGTCCGCGCCAGCCCGATGACTGACGCTGCCGGCGAGGTCGTGAAGTGGTGCGGAATCAACACGGATATCGAGGACCGCAAGCGGGCCGAAGCCGCGCTGCGCGCGAATGAGCGGTGCTTTCGCCTGATCGTGGATAGCTTACCTACGCCAGTCATCCTCTTTGCGCCGGAAGGTGGGGTTCTTCATGCCAATCGCTATACGCTCGATTACGCAGGCGTGACTCTCGAGGAACTACAGGAGTGGGAGACCAATGGCCTGACCCATCCGGATGACCTGGAAGCGGTTGTTGCCCGGTTCTATGCGTCGATCAGCGCTGGCGAGCCGTATGACTTCGAGTCCCGCCATCGTCGTGCCGACGGCGTCTACCGATGGTCTCGAGTGCAAGGTTTCCCATTGCAGGACGACGAGGGCCGAATCGTTCTCTGGCATTTCCTGCAGACTGATATCGACAACCACAAGCGCGCCGAGGCGCTACTTGCGGGCGGGAAGCGGCTGCTCGAAATGGTCGCCTTGGGGCTGCCTTTGCTCTCGGTCCTGGATGACTTGTGCCGACTGGCCGAAGACGCCGCGAGCGGATGCAGATGCGGCATCTCGTTGATCGATGCTGACAGCATGACGTTTCAGCGGGTTGGCGCGCCAAGGCTGATGCCGGGCGACGATGATGGGAGTGAAATCCCCGTCAGCAACGAGTCGGGACCTTATGGACTAGCTGTGTCCATCAAGACACAGGTGATCGTGCCGGATATTGCGTCGGAGACCCGCTGGACGCAGGAGTGGCGGGAGCGGAACGTCGCTCGGGGCTGGCGGTCATGCTGGGCCACGCCGATCTTGTCGCGTACCCACGAAGCCCTGGGCAGTTTCACCCTCTATTCGTCGGCACCCGGAAGCCCCACGCCTTCCCAGCGCGATCTGATCGCCCAATTCACGCACATCGCGAGCATCGCCATCGAACGCGCACAGAGCGACTTGGCACTGAAGAGAAGCGAGGAAAGCTTCCGAGCGATCGTGGAGACCACGCCCGAGTGCGTGAAGGTCATCGCGCACGACGGTACGCTGCTGCGCGTCAATTCGGCTGGAATTGGCATATCGGGGGCACCGGGCCGGGAAGCGCTCGTCGGGAAATGCTTCTATGATTTCGTGGCTCCCGAGCATCGCGAACGGTATATCGAATTCAATCAGGACATCTGCTCGGGCAAGACGGGCTTCCTGGAATTCGACATCATCACCCTGCACGGCGAACGCCGACACATGGAAACCCATGCCGCGCCGTTGCACAGCAGCGACGGATCGATCGTGCAGTTGGGCGTGACGCGCGACATCACGGCGCGCAAGCGGGCGGACGAGCAGTTGCGGAAAAGCGAGGCGCTGATGGCCAAAGTGGAGAAGCTCAGTTTAAGCGGAAGCTTTTTCTGGTGCCCGGCAAGCGGTTCGATCACCTGGTCGGAGCAGCTCTATCGCATCTACGGGATCGAGCCGGGGGCGCGGATAACAATGGACATGGTCACTGCGCGAGTCCACCCTGGCGATCTTCATATCGTGCATAACACGCTCGAGCAGGCACAAGATGGCAGGAATCTGGAGTCCGATCATCGTCTGCTGTTGCCCGACGGCTCGGTCAAGTACGTGCGCATGCAGGCTCACGCCACGCGTGATGCGCTGGGCCAGCTGGACTACATCGGCGCCGTGCAAGATGTGACCGATCGCCGGCAGTCCGAAGAAGCACTCTACGGCCTGCGTGCAGAAATGGCTCATGTGAGCCGGGTCGACGGCCTGGGTGCGCTGACGGCCTCGATCGCGCACGAGATCATCCAGCCGCTGACCGGCATCATGACCAACGCTCGCACCGGTCTGCGCATGCTGAGCGCCGAGCCGCCCAATGTCGACGGCGCCCTCGAGACCGTGCGACGCACGATCCGCGACGGGCAACGCGCTTCGGAGGTGGTGACACGTCTGCGCGCAATGTTCAGGAAGGAGGTCGTCATGACCGATGCGGTAGATCTGGGCGAAGCCGCATGTGAGGTCATTGAGCTGATGCGCAGCGACATCCGCAGGAAACGGATTGTGCTGCGGTTGAAAACGGCCGACAACCTACCGCCGATCACAGGCGACAAGGTCCAGCTCCAGCAGGTGGTGCTGAATCTGTTTCTCAACGCGATAGAGGCGATGCAGGGCGTGGACGACCGTCCGCGGCAGATACTGGTCGAGATTGAACGGGACGATGGCGACTGTGTGCGACTCGCCGTGAGCGATTCAGGGGTAGGGTTCGAACCGGAGCGTGCGGATGAGCTCTTCGACGCGTTCTACACGACCAAGAGGGAAGGCATGGGCATCGGCCTGTCTGTGAGTCGCTCCATCATCGAGCGCCATGGCGGCCGACTGTGGGCTACCTCGAACGAGCGCTTTGGTGCCACGTTTACATTCTCCGTTCCGTGCCGTGCGGGCCGCATGGCGGACGGCAACCGTCTTGGTGCCAGGTGCCAGTCCGCAGGCGCGGACACGGAACCGGCGTGA